Proteins encoded together in one Lepus europaeus isolate LE1 chromosome 13, mLepTim1.pri, whole genome shotgun sequence window:
- the LOC133772167 gene encoding large ribosomal subunit protein eL39, translating to MSSHKTFRIKRFLAKKQKQNRPIPQWIRMKTGNKIRYNSKRRHWRRTKLGL from the coding sequence ATGTCTTCTCACAAGACCTTCAGAATAAAGAGGTTCCTGgccaaaaagcaaaagcaaaaccgCCCCATTCCGCAATGGATTCGGATGAAAACTGGTAATAAAATCAGGTATAACTCCAAGAGGAGACACTGGAGAAGAACCAAGCTGGGTCTATAA